A region of the Roseiflexus sp. RS-1 genome:
GGAGGGCGCCCGGTTGCTCGACGCCATCACCGACGATGCCGCCCGCATCCGCGCCGAGGCACGCTCGCGTTCGCTCCGCATTGTTGTCACCGATCTCAACTCGCGCAGGCAGAAGATTAACGTCACCATCCCCGCCAGCCTGGTCTCCGTCGGTCTCAAACTTGGCGCGCGCCTCTTTCCGCGCAACGCCGGTGTGACGAACGACGATGTGTTGCGCGCTATCGCGCGCGACACGCCAGGACGCATCTTCGAGTTGCAGGATCTCGAAGAAGGGGAGCGTATCGAGATTTTCGTAGAATAGGAGTCTGCTGCAATGCCAGTTCAACAGGTATCTGTCGGTGAAACGCCCCACGTGCGCTTTGGTCGTTGTGCCGGTTCGTTGCGTGTCGAACCCGGCGAAACCGGCATCGTCGAGGTCTGGACCGAAGCGGACGAGGGGGTTGTGCTGGAACGTGACGACCAGGGTGTCGTCATTCAGGGGATGATCACCGGAGATTGTCGGTTGCGCGCGCCATCGGCTGCAACCGTTTCCGGCGAAGTCGTGGAGGATGGTGTCTTTGTCGCGGGAATGATCTCATTTTCCCTGAACTCCGCCGGGGATGATGTGCGGATCGAGGGAGTCAGCGGAACGGTCACCATTGGTCACGTCGAAGGGGATCTGGTCGTTACCCGCGCCGCAACACTGCGCGTCGGCAATGTGGAGGGGAGCGCGCAGATCACCGCTGTGGAAGGGGCGGTCGTCGTGCGCCGCGTCGAGGACGATCTTACCATCAACGACGCTGGCTCTGTCGAAGTTCAGTATGTCGATGGCGACCTGCACCTTTCCGGCGTGCGCGATGATGCACTCTTCGAGCGCATTGACGGCGATGCCACGATTGAACGTGTCGAACGGTTGCGCGTGACTGACACCATCGACGGTGATGTGAGGATCAACCGGTCGGGCGTGATCGTGCTGAACGATGTCGCCGGTGATGTCGGCGTTGATGAGGTGCAAAGTCTGACGGTCGGCGCAATCTCTGGAACGCTGCACGCCGATGGCGTGGCGGAAGTGGTGCGCTTCCGTGATCTGGACGGCGACCTGCGCCTGCGGCGCAGCGAGCGCGCTGCCGTCGAAGGGGGCAGCGTCAGTGGCGATGTGCGTATCGAACAGACGCGCGCGGTGATGCTCGGGTCTGTCGGTGATAATGCGGATATGCGCGCTATCAGCGGCAATGTCAGCATTGGCAGCGTTGGGGGCGACGCAACATGCATCGACATCGGCGGTGTGCTCAATGCGGGCAGCATCGGCGGCGACCTGACGCTCCGCAGCGTGAGCAGCGCCACCCATATCGGGAATATCGGCGGCGACCTGACGCTGGCGATGCGCTTTGCACCCGACAGTACGATGAAATTGAATGTCGGCGGCGATGCGCGGGTGGAACTTCTCCCTGACGCCAGCCTGACCCTGCGAGCGACCGTCGGTGGAACGGTGCGCGGTCCCGGCGTGGCAGCCAGCGGTGGCATGTTCAGCGCAGTGTACGGTGAAGGCGCTGCACTCCTCGAACTGCTCGTCGGCGGCGACCTGTCGTTGCGTGGCCCGGCGCCGCGGCGGATGAGCGCGATGGGTGAAGGCGCATCCCAATCCGCCAGCGCTGGACAACCGCCCGACGACGATATTGGGCGCTGGGCGGAGCGGTTTGCCGAAGAAATGGGACGCTGGGGCGAGCAGTTCGGGCGAGATATGAGCCGCTGGGCTGAAGAATTCAGCCGGGAAATGGGGGGACGTGGCGACGAGTGGGCGCGCCGCTCTCAACGCAAGGCTGAGCGTCTGCGTCAGCGGATCGAGCGCGACATGCGCGAGGCGGCGGAACGCGCCCGCGAGCGTGCACAGCGCGAGGGGCATCCGCGCGAAGTGCATGTGCGCATCAATGATCGCGAGTGGCGGTTTGATGAAGAGCGTCTGGAACGCATGAAGCGTGAAGCGGCAGCCGCTGCCCAGGCGGGAATCATTGGCGCAATCGAAGCGGTCGAACGCGCTCTCGAAAGTCTGGGCATCCCGCGATCCCGTCCGCCGCACCCGCCCCATCCACCCCATCCACCCGGACCACCACACCCGTCCCAGCCGCCGCACCCGCCCCATCCACCCCATCCGCCCGGACCGCCACACCCGTCCCAGCCGCCGCATCCACCCCATCCGCCCGGACCGCCGCACCCGCCCGAAGCGGCGACCGGCGCAACGATCCGGATCAACGTCACGCAGGCGCCCGATGCCTCTGCACCCGCCGATGAACCGGCGCAGGCGAAGGCGCCTGAGCAGGCTGCGTCACCTTCCGGTGCAACACTCGAAGAGCAACGCGCCGCCATCCTGCGCATGGTCGCCGATGGGCGGATCACGCCTGAGGAAGCCGATCTGCTGCTCGAAGCGCTGGGGACGGATCAGGAGCGCCCGTTCCGCAATGATGATCGCACTGGCATGTAAGGAGCATGCTGCCACATCCCGACGCCCTTTTTCCCTCATCCTCCCTACCCCCTGCTCCCACACGGGGAGAAGGGGGAGTTTGGGCGTTCTGATGGCTGAAACGGGAGATAGCGCGCAGGGGCTTGCCAAAACATCTACCCCTGAGAGATCCCCCGACCCCCTTCCTCCCGCGCGCGGGAGAAGGGGGGGAATTGGGCTTCCTGATGCTCCACATAAGGAGTGCGAGACCAGAAGGCGCCAGAAAACGCTCTATCTGTGAGCCTGGCGCTCCACCATCGCCCGACCGACGATAGAGGGCACGCAGTAATCTCCCTGACAGCCGAGGAATATCGCAAGTTTCGTCGGTGATTCCCGGAGCGTGATTGGGCACAACGGGATCAGCAGATCGAGGAAGACTCCTCGTCCGAGATGCGAAAGCCGGTCGTGGAAACCTCTGCGTGCCCGGCGTTGCGGCGGGGCGTTGTTGCCGCAGAGTCATTGTGGAAAGGCCCTATCACAACCACGCCTGATCTTGACCAGAAGTGCGGCATGACGTATGCTAAACAGCAGTGGGGAATAAGCAGGGGCTGTGGGAGGTGAGACGCACACGCAACGGTCAGAAGGAAGCGCATGGGCTGCGGGTCCTTCCCCGCAGTTGACGAGGTGGAGGTTCCCTGTCGCGCGACAGGGCTAACGTCGGCGTTACCGGCGGAACATCGAGAGATCAGCGGATGCCTCCCAGGCGTGCTGCCGCCTGTAAGCGCTCCGGGAAACCCATCCGGCGACGGATGGAAACAAAGCGCCTTGCAGTCAGCACCCCTTCCTGCAAGACGCATCGAAGACTGTGGATGCCCCGCGCAGTCAGGCGTCATGCCCATTTCACGAGCTGGTTCGGAACCGGTTGCGCGGCGTGTCGCGCAGCGCAGCGACTCTTCGTGCGTGCAGAAAGGAAACGCGCATGTGTGGGATTGTTGGCTATATTGGACCGCGTGAAGCCGGTGAGGTTCTGCTCCACGGTCTGGGGCGGCTCGAATATCGCGGGTATGACTCGGCGGGCATTGCCGTTGATGACGGGCGACAGTTGCAATTACGGCGCAGTGTTGGCAAACTGGCAAACCTGGCGGCACAGTTGCGCGAACAACCGGTCGCCGGGCGTTGCGGCATCGGGCATACCCGCTGGGCGACGCACGGCGGCGTTACCGAGGAAAATGCGCACCCGCACCGCGACGCCTCAGGCGAGATTGTCGTGATCCAGAACGGCATCGTCGAAAACTATCTTGAACTGAAGGAGCGCCTGATCGCGCACGGTCATCAGTTTGCATCGCAGACGGATACCGAAGTCATCGCCCGTCTCCTGGGCGAATACTACGACGAAACCGGGTCGCTCGAACAGGCGATGCGACGCACGCTCGGCGAGTTGCGCGGCGGGAATGCGGTGGTGGCGATGACGCGTCGTGAGCCGGGGCGCATCATCGCCGCGCGCCTGGGGCATGCGGGCGGGATCGTTATTGGCGTGGGCGATGATGAAATGTTCGTTGCGTCCGACGTACCGGCGATCCTCGATTATACCCGGCGCGTCATCTTTCTCGACGACCGTGAGATCGCGGTGATCGACGCCGGTGGCGCAACGATCTCACGGCTCGATGGAACGCCGGTTGCCCGCCCTCCTGTGACCATCCCGTGGGATCCGGTCTCCGCCGCCAAAGGCGACTACAAGCATTTCATGCAGAAGGAGATCTTCGAGCAACCGCGTGCGCTGACCGATGTGTTGCGCGGGCGGATCGATCTCGACCACGGCGCCGTTCTGCTCGATGAACTTGCCTTCGATGAGCAGGAACTGCGGCAACTGGAACGGATCTACGCGGTAGGGTGCGGGACGGCGTGGCACGCGGCGCTGGTGGCGAAGTTCGCCATCGAAACGCTGGCGCGATTGCGCGTTGAGGTGGATTACGGCTCCGAGTTCCGCTACCGCGACCCGCTGATCGGTGAGCGCGCCGCCGTTCTGGCGATCACCCAGAGCGGAGAGACCGTCGATACGCTGGCGGCGATGGAAGAGGCGCGGCGGCAGCGGGCAAAGAGCATCGCCATCGTCAACGCGGTCGGCAGTCAGGCGGCGCGGCTGGCGGATGGCGGAGCGATCTACCTGCACGCCGGTCCTGAAATCGGCGTCGCTTCGACCAAGGCATTCACTACGATGCTGGTGGCGTCCTACCTGCTGGCGCTGCGGCTGGGTGCAGCACGGAGCGTGATCGCTACCGACGAGGTGCGTCGTTACATTCAGGCGCTGATCGAACTTCCCGGCAAGGTCGAGCGTATTCTGGAGCGCCAGGAGATCTACGAGGAACTTGCCGAACGCTACCACAACGCGCGTGATGCACTCTATCTCGGCAGGCAGGTGAACTATCCCGTGGCGCTGGAAGGGGCGCTGAAGCTGAAGGAGATCAGTTACATCCACGCCGAGGGGTATCCGGCTGGCGAAATGAAACACGGTCCAATCGCCCTGATCGACCGCGATCTGCCGGTGGTGTGCATCGCTATGCGCGACAGCGTCTACGAGAAAATGATCTCGAACGTTGAACAGGTTCGGGCGCGCGGCGGGCATGTGATCGCCATTGCCGCCGAAGGTGATGCTTTGATCGCATCGAAAGCGGATTATGTGATCGAAGTGCCGCAGACATTGCCACTGTTGACCCCGGTGCTCACCAGTGTGCCGATGCAACTGCTGGCGTACCATGTCGCCGTGCGTCGTGGTTGCGATGTGGATCAGCCGCGCAATCTGGCGAAGAGTGTGACGGTGGAATGATGGGGGCAACGGAGCGAGGTTGACAATGAACCATGAAGACATCCTGCAGACCGGCGTCCTGGTTCTGGAGTATGGCGAACCGGCGACGCTCGACGATATTGTCCCTTACCTGACGGCGCACTACCACGGGCATCCGCCGTCCCCGGAAGATATTGCATATATGCGCGAACGGTGCCAGCGCGTGTGGAGCGGAACAAGCGGCGACTCCGCTGCCCGGCGACTTGCCGCCGCACTCGATGACGAACTGCGCCAGCGGTACGGATCGCGCTTTCAGGTCGTTCTGGGCGCCCGTCACTGGCATCCGACGGTGGCTGATGCGCTGGCGCACCTCGTCCAAACCGGCATCCAGTACGTGCTTGTATTGCCCCTCAGCCCCGTCGCCTCACAGATGAGTCTGCGCAGTTACCAGGAAACGCTCGAACACGCGCAAACCGAAGTCGCCCAACCGGTGCGCCTGCACCTGATCCCCGACTGGCCCGATCTCCCCGGCTATCGTTCGGCGCTGACGATCAATGCGACCCTTGCGCTGGAACGTCTGCCGGATTGTGATCGCAGTCGAACTGCCCTGCTTGCGATTGCTCACAGTGTCGCCGAAAGCGCGCGCAAACCGGAAACGGAATACCAGTGGCGGCTGCGGCAGACGATGCAACGCCTGGTATCCACGCTCGGCTGCGGCGCCGGATATCTGGCGTACTACGGCGCCGGGGGTCCCGGTCAGTGGCTTGGTCCCGATGTGCTGTCGGCGCTGGATGAGATTGCCCGTGCAGGGCTTCGGCATGTGCTGGCGGTTCCCATCAATACTGTCTACGACAACGTCGAAGTGTGTTACGAACTCGATGTGCGTATGGCGGAGCGCGCCGCCGCGCTTGGGTTGGGGTACGTTCGCGCTGCCATCCCGAATGCTGTGCCAGCGCTCATCGCCGACCTCGCCACGCTCGTCGCGCAGACGGCTGCCGTTTTCCAGAACTGATCCGGGCGATCCGGCAAGGCAAGGGTGCGAAACTGTTCACATCCGGGGTAACACACGCGCCTGTGAGTGAGGACGTCCCGTCCTCGTCGCTTCTATGAGAGCAAGATGCCCTCGCTCCCAGGAGAAATGCGAACACTTACCAGGGCGCTTGTGGCATACTTCCTGCATGCACGACTCGCCAGGCGGCGCTGGAATTACAGTGCAGTACGATGATCTGGAGCATCCTGGCAAGCCAGGAATTACTCGCTTGCATTTTAGCAACACATGTGCTATATTACACGGTAACGGGTTTAAATCAGAGCGCTCGCGGCAGGTATGATATAATGTCCGCTGCCAAACGCCTGTCAGCACGTGGAGTATGCACAATGTCGGACACCAGGATAAAAAAGAAGCGGGTGGTTCGAAATGGGGTTGCCACCTCTAACGTTATCCAATCAGCGCATGTCGGTGGAAATGAGGATGTGTTTCCGCTCATTCTTCAACTACACGTTCCCAGGGGATCGATCGTTGCTGATGTTACATGGGGAAAGGGTGTTTTCTGGAAGAATGTCCCAAAAGATGATTACGACGTTCGAGCGACCGACATTAAGATGGGTGTCGATTGTCGAAATCTGCCGTACCGGGACGGTGAGATTGATTGTGTTGTCCTGGATCCGCCGTATATGGAGAGTTTGCTGCGAAAAAATGTCGATCACTTCGGTGGTTCAGGAACATACGCTGCTTTCAGAGATTCTTATTCCAATGGTAAGGTTGTCGGGGATAGTGAAGCAAAATGGCATGACGCCGTTCTGGATTTATACTACAAAGCTGCGGACGAGGCTTATCGCGTCTTGCGAAAAAGAGGCATTCTTATTGTTAAGTGTCAGGATGAGGTGAGTGCCGGAAAACAGCGACTGACCCATGTTGAAATCATTAACGAGTACGAACGCAAAGGATTTGTGGTTAAAGACTTGTTCGTTGTTGTGCGCAAAAACAGCGCATCTGTGAGTCGTATCGTAAGGCAGCTCCATGCGCGAAAAAATCATTCGTATTTTCTCGTTTTCATAAAGCGATGATTCAAGTCTTGCTCTGCCCAAGGTCTGAATCTGAGAGCAGGCTTAATAAGTCGTATGTCCATCCGCTGACCTCAACAGGGTAAGTTATAGGTTCTTGCGTCGCAAGAAGATACTTCCTTTGTTCTTCAGTGTAGCGATGATATTTCGATTTACTAAGGTCTTTGTTCTTCTTAAAGACAAATTTCCAGCTTCCTGTAAAAGGTTGCACGGTTGACACAAGAATATCATACTCTCCAGCAACATAGCAAGTGGTCTCTATCTCTTCACCGTTTGGCAACTTTACCTTACGACGATCACTGGCGTCGTTTTGAACAACGGCGTGAAATATGCCGTTAACGAGTTTTATCGAATTGGTTTGTAAGCATTTGATCTGAACACTATACCTTCTGCCGTGATATGTAAAGTTCAGGTCGGATTTTGTCTTTTTGTGATCATCATCACGGTGATAGTCCTTTATCCTTAAGTCTTCTCGCAGGTAGCGCATAAATTCGTATTCTGCCACATAGCCATAAACAATGCCCCGAAGACTCGGCGTCTTGATGATTTCCATCAGCACTTCAGGAGTGGCCCAACGAACAGGGTCGAGCACATTTGCAAGAACCTCTTCACGTGTCACGTTTCACCTCCTGGGATGTTGCAAAGAAGTTAGCGTGTGATCGCTCTGGCGCCACAGCATTGCGACGGTATGCTGCAAGATTATATTCGTTTCGCCACGTTCGATGTGTTCGATGAAGGCAGGTTGTCATCCGGCAAGATGCACTGGTGCTTCAGGAGACGCGATCTTCCTCGGAGACGCACCTGGTGAACATGGAGATTGAGAAATAAATCCGGTATGCGCCTTTTGCCGTCGGGCTGATGGAGATTGAGAATATAACCCGCTATACTGAACTAGCCGTGGGGCTAAAGCCCCCGGCTATCCAGGGCGAAGCCCGCCTGCGCGGGCTAGAGCGGATTATTTCTTCAAAGACCATAAGCCCTCGGCTATCCAGGGCGAAGCCCGCCTGCGCGGGCTAGAGCGGGTTATTTCTTCAAAGACCATAATTTCGGTCTACACTCCGCCGGACGCGGGCGCCTCGCGTGACACGGCAGACCTGGACAGGAGTCAACGTATCTGAGAACTGCTATAATTGAGGAGAACAACGCCGGTGACGGCGTTTCACAGTGATTTCTATGATGCAATGCGCCGGAACTATAGAGGAAAAGAATGGCTACAACCACTGCGCGTCGATGGCCCGGTCGGCGCGCTCTCGTCACTGCTGTTGGACTGGTGCTCATCGTGGCAGCGTGCGCCGCAGGCGTGTTTTTCCTTCGTGGCGGGCAACAAACGCCCGTGCGCTCCTACGGATTGGTCAACCCGCGGTTTGACAGACTGATCGCAACGGTGAATGCCACCGGGCAGATCGCCCCCGTTCAGACAGTCAATCTCAGTTTTGCGGTCACCGGGCGGGTCGCTGAGGTGCTGGTGCGTCCCGGCGATCCTGTAGAAAAGGGGCAACCGCTCGCCCGGCTCGATACCCGCGAACTGGAATTGCGCCTGGCGCAGGCGGAAGCGCAACTCGCCCAGGCGCAGGCAAATCTCGACCGGTTGCTCGCCGGTCCGTTGTCTGCGGAGATCGCCGCTGCCGAAGCGCAACTCGCCCAGGCTGCCGGGCAACTGCGGCAGGTCGAAGGAAGCGTGACGGTTGCGGATATGCGCGCTGCCGAGGAACAACTGCGACAGGCGGAGGCGCGTCTCAACCAGTTGCTCAACGGTCCGCGCGAGTCGGACGTGCAGACCGCCGAAGCCCGCATCCGCGAAGCGGAATTGAACCTCGAACGTCAGCGCACGCAGCTGTCCACCGCGAAAACCAATGCCCAGATTCAACTCGAACAGGCGGTCAATCAGTTGACTCAGGCGCAATCGCGCTATTCGACGGCAAAGCAAAACTGGGAGTATGTGCGTGAAACCGGCGCCGACCCGATTGTGCGCACTGTCGCCGATCCGAACCGACCGGGGCAAACGCGCCCGAATATTCTGAACGACTCACAGCGCCAGCAATACTACGATGCCTTTGTCCAGGCGGAGGCAACGTTACGCAGTGCTGAAAATGCCGTTGCTCAGGCGCAGGTGAACTACGACAATGCGCGTCTGGCAGAGGCGAACGGCGTCGAACTCGCCGAGGGGCAACTCGCGGTTGCGCGCGCCAATCGTGATCTCCTCTTTGCCACTCCTGAGCCGGATGTGCTGGCTGCGGCGCGTGCGCAGGTCGCCAGCGCGCGGGCTGCACTCGACCGGATGCGCGGCGATCAGCGCGGCGGTCAGCTTGAAGCCGCGCGCGCCGCCTTCGAAGCCGCAAAGGCGAATCTGGAACGGTTGCGCGCCGATCCACGCCCGGCAGACCTGGCGGCAGCCCGCGCTCAGGTGGACGCTGCGCGAGCGGCGCGCGATCTGGCGCGACTGACGCTCGACGAAGCAGTGCTCAAAGCGCCGTTCAACGGCGTCGTTGCCGAGGTGAACCTGAAAGTCGGCGAAGCGCCGTCGCCGGGACGCCCTGCCATCGTCCTGGCAAACCTGGAACGCTTCTACGTGGACGTAACGGTGGACGAGATCGATATCATCCGGGTGAGCGTCGGTCAACCGGTGACGCTGACACTCGATGCGCTGCCGGAAGTGACCCTTGCGGCGACGGTCGAGACGATTGGACCGCTGGCGCTGCCGCAGGCTGCGGTAACATCGTACCAGGTGCGGATCGGGATTCCCAACACCGATCCGCGCGTGCGCGCCGGGATGTCGGTGGGGGCGGATATCGTCGTTGCGGAGCGCGACAATGTGCTGCTTGTGCCGCGCCGCGCCGTGCGCAGCGACCGCGGTCGTCTGCTGGTTGATGTGGTGCGTGATCCTGGATTGTGTGCGCTGCCGCCGGAGCAACGTCCGGCGCGTCCGGATCTTGAAGCGCGTGAGGTGACGGTCGGCTTGAGCAACGACCAGGTTATCGAAATCGTCAGCGGTCTCGATCCGCAAGCCTGTGTCTATGTCGAAGGGGTGGATCAGCGCTTCACATTCTTTACCGGACCGCCGCGCACGCGCTGACGATCATTCGTCGTTGACCGGTGTGCAACTTTATTGCCCATCTTGACGTACCTCTGGTTGCTGGCATACACTATGACAGGCAGGCATCGGCGGTCGTCGGTGTCATATCACGAAAGGAGCGTTTCCTTCCATGACTTCGTATGAGAGCAACCGTCTAGACCTTCCCGATCCGGTCGTAACAGCGCGGGGACGTGGCGTGACCGGGATGGAGTATCAGATCATCGGCACGACCATGCAGGCAGTCATCCTCGAACTTGACCCCGGCGAGACGGTCTACTCCGAGTCAGGCGCGATGTCCTGGATGTCGGGCAACATCCAGATGGCGACCAACACCCGCGGCGGCGGGCTTGGCGGGATGTTCAAGCGCGCCATCTCCGGCGAGAGCCTGTTCCTCAACGAGTTCACCTCGGTCGGCGGCAAGGGCATCGTCGCCTTCGCATCCGATTTCCCCGGCAAGATCGTGCCGGTCGCGCTTGCCGAAGGGCAGATGATGATCGTCCAGAAGCAGGCGTTCCTCTGCGCCGAGAAGACCGTCGGGCTGGACATTCACTTCCGCAAGCGCCTGGGCGCGGGGTTCTTCGGCGGCGAAGGGTTCATCATGCAGAAGTTGACCGGCCCAGGGATAGCATTCGTCTGTCTGGACGGCGAGATCGTCGAGTATACGCTGGACGCGGGGCAGGTGCTGAAGGTGGACACCGGGCACGTGGCGATGTATGAGCCGACGGTGGAGTTCGACATCGAGATGGTGAAGGGGTTCAAGAACATTCTGCTGGGCGGCGAAGGGTTGTTCCTGACGACGCTGCGCGGACCGGGGCGCGTCTGGTTGCAGACGATGCCGACCGCCAATCTCGCCAAGGCGATTGCGCCGTACATCGTGACGAGTTCATCATAAAGGTAAGGAAAACCGGGGAACCATTGGGCGATGCTTCTGGCGAGAGAAGCATCGTCTTTGTGCTTAACCGGGTCAATCTTCATTGACCACGTGGACGGTTTGGGTGCTTCCCAGTTCAAACAGGATGTAAAGAAAGAGCAATCCTGCCGCGATAATGAGCGCAATCATCCCGAAGAAGGCGAGAAGCGCAGCAACTCCGATCTGTACCAGCGTTATGAGTATGGCGTAGAACAGGTTGGTTTTCCAGATGGTGTATGCTATCAGTCCAACGAAGATGATCCCACCTGTCATCATCAAAATCAGCCCGTTCAGCATATCTCCACCGCTTTTCGTTGCCTCGTCGTACCAGTATGATCCGCCAAAAACAAGCAGAACGGCTGCCAGCATAACAAGGGAGGTTCTGAAAAAATTATAATAAAATCTTTCATCCAGATGCGCCGCAAATTTCAGAATGAGGAATACAATCAGCAGAATAATTGCAATGATAAAAAGAATGCACGCGATAACGCCGAGAATTGACAGTACCAGCATTGTCGTACTCCTTATGTGAACAAGAATGCTTTCCGGGTCGTTGGATGCATTGCTGCATGCGAGGTGCGGTGCGCCGACGTCATAGTGCTAACCGCACGTTGAAGCGGAGTGTCTACGGTCACTGGTGAATAAACAGGAGAATCTGCCCATCATGTAGCCGATTCTGGGATGGAATGCTTCCAGGATCGAGGTGAGTGCGGGCTGATAAAGATTGAGCATTAAATCCGGTGTAGAGAACTGGCCGTGGAGCTGATGGAGATTGAGAATATAAACCGGTATGCGCCTCGCGCCGTGGGGCTGATGAAGATTGAGCATTATAGCAGTTCTCAAATACGTTGACCCTCGTCCGGGTCTGCCGTGTCGCGCGAGACGCCCGCTTCCGGCGGAGTGTAGACCGAAATTCATTTCGGTCGCCGCGTGGGGGCGCGATTCCGAGGAGTGTTCAACCCTGTCCAACAGGTTCAACCTTTGTGAGAACTGCTCTAAATTCGCTCTACCGCACGAGCCGTCGGGCTAATGAAGATTGAGAATTTATTCCGCTATCCCGCGCTAGCCGTGGGGCTGATGGAGATTGAAAATTAAATCCGCTCTACTGCGCTAGCCGTGGGGCTGAAGCCCTCGGCTAGCCAGGGCGAAGCCCGCCTGCGCGGGCTATATCGGATTTATTTATTCAAAGACCATAAGCCCTCGGCTAGCCAGGGCGAAGCCCGCCTGCGCGGGCTATACCGGATTATTTATTCAAAGACCATAAGCCCTCGGCCAGACGAGGCGAAGCCCGCCTGCGCGGGCTATGGCAGATTATTTAAGACCATAAGCCCTCGGCCAGATGAGGCAAAGCCCGCCTGCGCGGGCGAGAGCGGAGTAATTGCTCAACAACCATGAGCCTGCATAAGGCACGCGCTGTCCTGACGAATTTCTGAAAACTCAACGGCTTCACCGAACCCGGGACAGTTGCTGTGCATAACCATCAGCAGATAGCGAGCCTCTGTGCTATACTTAACACGCAATGGCATTTGCCAGAGGAAGCATTCCCCGAGGACAGAGCACATGAGACTCGAACGGTTTACCGAGAAGGCGCAGGAAGCGTTTCAGGATGCGCAGGAAATCATGCACGATCAGCACCACACCCAGCTGGACGTTGAGCATATTTTCCTGGCGATGTTGCGGCAGCGCGACGGGCTGACCGCGCGTGCAATCGCGCGTCTTGGCGTGGATGCCGACATGGTCGCGCGGCGCGTCGAGCACGAGCTTGAAAAATCGCCCAAAGTGTACGGTCAGTACGGGTATGGCAATCAGGTATACATTACGCCGCGCACGCAACGCCTGGTCAAGCGCGCCGAGGAAGAAGCCAATCGTCTGAATGACCAGTATGTCGGCATTGAACATCTGCTGATTGCGATCAGCGGCGAGCGCGAAGGGGCGTCATCGCGCATTCTGAACAGTTTCGGCATCGATCAGGAACGCATTTATCAGGCGCTGATGGATATTCGCGGGCATCAGCGTGCCGATAACCCCAGCGCTGAGGCGCGTTATGAGGCGCTCTCGAAATACTCCATCGACCTGACCGACCTCGCGGCGCAGGGGAAACTCGATCCGGTGATCGGTCGCGATGCCGAAATCACGCGCGTTATCCGCATTCTCTGCCGTCGCACGAAGAATAATCCTGTCCTCGTCGGCGAAACCGGCGTCGGCAAAACGGCGATTGCCGAGGGTCTGGCGCAGCGTATCGCCAGCGGCGATGTGCCGCTGCCGTTGAAGAACCGCAGGTTGCTGGCGCTCGATCTGGCAGGGATGGTTGCCGGCTCGAAGTTCCGCGGCGAGTTCGAGGAGCGCCTCAAGGCGGTGATGGACGAGGTGCGCAGCAGCGAGGGACAGATCATCCTGTTCATCGACGAACTGCACACCGTGGTCGGCGCAGGCGCTGCGGTCGGATCGATCGATGCCTCGAATATGCTGAAGCCGGCGCTCTCGCGCGGCGAAGTTCAGGTGATCGGCGCCACCACCATCGATGAGTATCGCAAGCACGTTGAAAAGGATGCGGCGCTTGAACGGCGCTTCAGCCCGGTGTTCGTGGAAGAACCCGACGTTG
Encoded here:
- a CDS encoding SHOCT-like domain-containing protein gives rise to the protein MPVQQVSVGETPHVRFGRCAGSLRVEPGETGIVEVWTEADEGVVLERDDQGVVIQGMITGDCRLRAPSAATVSGEVVEDGVFVAGMISFSLNSAGDDVRIEGVSGTVTIGHVEGDLVVTRAATLRVGNVEGSAQITAVEGAVVVRRVEDDLTINDAGSVEVQYVDGDLHLSGVRDDALFERIDGDATIERVERLRVTDTIDGDVRINRSGVIVLNDVAGDVGVDEVQSLTVGAISGTLHADGVAEVVRFRDLDGDLRLRRSERAAVEGGSVSGDVRIEQTRAVMLGSVGDNADMRAISGNVSIGSVGGDATCIDIGGVLNAGSIGGDLTLRSVSSATHIGNIGGDLTLAMRFAPDSTMKLNVGGDARVELLPDASLTLRATVGGTVRGPGVAASGGMFSAVYGEGAALLELLVGGDLSLRGPAPRRMSAMGEGASQSASAGQPPDDDIGRWAERFAEEMGRWGEQFGRDMSRWAEEFSREMGGRGDEWARRSQRKAERLRQRIERDMREAAERARERAQREGHPREVHVRINDREWRFDEERLERMKREAAAAAQAGIIGAIEAVERALESLGIPRSRPPHPPHPPHPPGPPHPSQPPHPPHPPHPPGPPHPSQPPHPPHPPGPPHPPEAATGATIRINVTQAPDASAPADEPAQAKAPEQAASPSGATLEEQRAAILRMVADGRITPEEADLLLEALGTDQERPFRNDDRTGM
- the glmS gene encoding glutamine--fructose-6-phosphate transaminase (isomerizing) codes for the protein MCGIVGYIGPREAGEVLLHGLGRLEYRGYDSAGIAVDDGRQLQLRRSVGKLANLAAQLREQPVAGRCGIGHTRWATHGGVTEENAHPHRDASGEIVVIQNGIVENYLELKERLIAHGHQFASQTDTEVIARLLGEYYDETGSLEQAMRRTLGELRGGNAVVAMTRREPGRIIAARLGHAGGIVIGVGDDEMFVASDVPAILDYTRRVIFLDDREIAVIDAGGATISRLDGTPVARPPVTIPWDPVSAAKGDYKHFMQKEIFEQPRALTDVLRGRIDLDHGAVLLDELAFDEQELRQLERIYAVGCGTAWHAALVAKFAIETLARLRVEVDYGSEFRYRDPLIGERAAVLAITQSGETVDTLAAMEEARRQRAKSIAIVNAVGSQAARLADGGAIYLHAGPEIGVASTKAFTTMLVASYLLALRLGAARSVIATDEVRRYIQALIELPGKVERILERQEIYEELAERYHNARDALYLGRQVNYPVALEGALKLKEISYIHAEGYPAGEMKHGPIALIDRDLPVVCIAMRDSVYEKMISNVEQVRARGGHVIAIAAEGDALIASKADYVIEVPQTLPLLTPVLTSVPMQLLAYHVAVRRGCDVDQPRNLAKSVTVE
- a CDS encoding ferrochelatase, coding for MNHEDILQTGVLVLEYGEPATLDDIVPYLTAHYHGHPPSPEDIAYMRERCQRVWSGTSGDSAARRLAAALDDELRQRYGSRFQVVLGARHWHPTVADALAHLVQTGIQYVLVLPLSPVASQMSLRSYQETLEHAQTEVAQPVRLHLIPDWPDLPGYRSALTINATLALERLPDCDRSRTALLAIAHSVAESARKPETEYQWRLRQTMQRLVSTLGCGAGYLAYYGAGGPGQWLGPDVLSALDEIARAGLRHVLAVPINTVYDNVEVCYELDVRMAERAAALGLGYVRAAIPNAVPALIADLATLVAQTAAVFQN
- a CDS encoding DNA methyltransferase; this encodes MSDTRIKKKRVVRNGVATSNVIQSAHVGGNEDVFPLILQLHVPRGSIVADVTWGKGVFWKNVPKDDYDVRATDIKMGVDCRNLPYRDGEIDCVVLDPPYMESLLRKNVDHFGGSGTYAAFRDSYSNGKVVGDSEAKWHDAVLDLYYKAADEAYRVLRKRGILIVKCQDEVSAGKQRLTHVEIINEYERKGFVVKDLFVVVRKNSASVSRIVRQLHARKNHSYFLVFIKR
- a CDS encoding SHOCT-like domain-containing protein, with protein sequence MAMTDDRLRILRMVEKGQISAEEGARLLDAITDDAARIRAEARSRSLRIVVTDLNSRRQKINVTIPASLVSVGLKLGARLFPRNAGVTNDDVLRAIARDTPGRIFELQDLEEGERIEIFVE